A DNA window from Brassica napus cultivar Da-Ae chromosome C1, Da-Ae, whole genome shotgun sequence contains the following coding sequences:
- the LOC106429253 gene encoding uncharacterized protein LOC106429253 → MGTPYNFRSWLDQPHMDPNTNLLTEEYARGIQEFMGVVQSQPEARTSKYLLCPCSTCKNNIRVKKMEVWSHLYLKGFTRGYKIWYLHGERFEYGSSSEPQTADRLDEPTTDVDFGIGTVQMVYDAYGENLPSGEEEGDRQEQPNVENFPCEEEGEREQPNLEARRFFEMLDAAKQPLYQGCKDGHSPLSSASRLMALKTDYNLAEECVDAIADFVKDVLPEDNLAPGSYYEVQKLVAGLGLPYQVIDVCIDNCMIYWRADENRERCKFCRKPRYQDTTGRVPVPYKRMWYLPLTERLKRLYQSERTAEPMRWHAEHLTNGEITHPSDAEAWKHFQSTYPEFASEVRNVYLALCTDGFSPFGKHGRQYSLWPVILTPYNLPPHLCMRREFLFLSILVPGPDHPKRSLDVFLQPLIYELQLLWEHGVHTYDVSRKENFQMRAVLMWTISDFPAYGMLSGWTTHGRLSCPYCQDNTDAFQLKNGRKSCWFDCHRRFLPHDHPYRKSKTLFTKNKRVFDSPPEEVSGKKLKEQLRDFGADRTADVGGNGHEPIYGVGENHNWHKKSIFWDLPYWETHLLRHCLDVMHIEKNFFDNLMNTILDVQGKTKDNLKSRLDLVDICARPELHVDEHGKGPIPIYRLDATAKEEFFDWITHSVKFPDGYASSLRNCVDKSEGKFTGLKSHDCHVMMQRLLPFAFSALLPRNVHEAIAGISAFFRDLCSRSLTSDGIRNLEVKIPVILCNLEKIFPPSFFDVMEHLAIHLAREAALGGPVQYRWMYLYERFMFHLKKKVKNLSKVEGSIVAQCINEETSNFAEYYFPSEVRTKSRRPARHDDRGERATYYVYVPNMFTQIGRHSGKSTDRILTVAEHAHLHTYLLTNCEDILEYESIYLAEMRLKYPDATEEQLEQLKQNNFATWLSDYVSHCLAIGHPPKDWLREIVCGPKFVAKSYPRYCTRGYAFRVLKENTVRRTIDCGVSSSSGDDVYYGNVREILEIQYPGMIGMRCIVFNCEWYDNVVGRGVSTDAFGVTSVHSRRRLDFYDPFILASQADQVCYIRYPRIRQRNDPWIVVIIHF, encoded by the exons atggGTACTCCTTATAATTTCCGTTCTTGGTTAGATCAACCTCATATGGATCCAAATACAAATTTACTTACGGAGGAATACGCACGTGGTATTCAAGAATTCATGGGGGTGGTTCAAAGTCAACCGGAAGCAAGAACAAGTAAGTATTTATTATGTCCATGTTCTACTTGTAAGAATAATATCCGTGTCAAAAAAATGGAAGTATGGAgtcatttatatttgaaaggATTTACACGTGGTTATAAGATTTGGTATCTTCATGGAGAAAGATTTGAGTATGGTAGTAGTAGCGAACCTCAAACTGCCGATAGGTTAGATGAACCTACCACGGATGTAGATTTTGGGATAGGGACTGTTCAGATGGTATATGATGCATATGGAGAAAATTTACCGTCGGGTGAAGAGGAAGGAGATAGACAAGAACAACCCAATGTAGAAAATTTCCCATGTGAAGAGGAAGGCGAACGAGAACAACCCAATCTAGAAGCCAGAAGATTTTTTGAAATGTTAGATGCAGCTAAGCAGCCATTGTATCAAGGATGTAAAGATGGGCATTCACCTTTATCATCCGCAAGTCGATTGATGGCGCTAAAGActgactataatttggctgaagaatgtgtggatgcgattgcagATTTTGTTAAAGATGTTCTTCCTGAAGATAATCTTGCACCTGGCTCATATTATGAGGTACAAAAATTGGTCGCTGGTCTTGGCTTACCATATCAGGTGATAGATGTATGCATcgataactgcatgatttacTGGAGAGCAGATGAGAACAGGGAGAGATGTAAATTCTGtcggaaacctcgttatcaggataCGACTGGAAGAGTTCCGGTGCCATACAAacgaatgtggtatttgccgtTGACTGAAAGattaaagaggttatatcagTCTGAACGAACAGCagaaccaatgagatggcatgctgAGCACTTAACAAATGGTGAGATAACACATCCTTCCGATGCAGAGGCGTGGAAGCATTTTcaatcaacatatccagaatttgcatCTGAGGTAAGAAATGTGTATCTTGCATTATGCACAGATGGTTTCAgtccatttggaaagcatggaagacaatattcattgtggccggTAATCTTGACACCTTACAACTTACCACCACATTTGTGTATGCGACGGGAGTTTTTGTTCCTCTCAATTCTCGttcccgggccagatcatcctaagagatcactggatgtgtttcttcagccattgATATATGAGCTGCAATTATTATGGGAGCACGGTGTTCatacatacgatgtttcgcggaAAGAGAATTTTCAGATGCgagcagtacttatgtggacaataagtgattttccagcatatggtatgttatctggatggaccacgcatgggaggctatcatgtcctTATTGCCAAGAcaacacagatgctttccaactaaaaaatGGTCGGAAatcgtgttggtttgactgtcacaggagatttctaccacacgatcatccatatcgtaagAGTAAGACATTGTTTacaaagaacaagagggtgtttgacagtccacctgaAGAAGTAAGTGGCAAAAAGTTGAAGGAACaattaagagattttggtgcagataGAACGGCAGACGTGGGTGGAAACGGACATGAACCGATTTATGGTGTAGGGGAAAATCataattggcataagaagagtatctTCTGGGATTTGCCCTATTGGGAGACTCATTTGTTGCGGCACtgtttagatgtcatgcatattgagaagaactttttcgaCAATTTGATGAACACCATCCTTGATGTCCAAGGCAAGACGAAGGATAacttgaagtcaagactggatttggtTGATATTTGTGCTCGTCccgaacttcatgttgatgagcaCGGTAAAGGTCCTATTCCCATATATCGACTGGATGCAACTGCAAAAGAAGAGTTTTTTGATTGGATAACACACAGTGTtaaatttccagacggttatgcATCAAGTTTGCGTAATTGTGTTGACAAAAGTGAAGggaagtttactggcttgaagagccatgattgtcatgtaatgatgcagcgcctccttccttTTGCGTTTTCCGCACTATTGCCACGAAATGTCCACGAAGCAATCGCAg GGATAAGTGCTTTCTTCCGTGATTTATGCTCGAGATCACTCACATCAGATGGTATCCGCAATTTGGAAGTTAAAATACCGGTGATCCTATGCAACctcgagaagatatttcctccatcattttttgatgttatggagcatcttgctattcatcttgCGAGAGAAGCGGCACTCGGTGGTCCCGTGCAGTACAGGTGGATGTATTTGTACGAACGGTTTATGTttcatctgaagaagaaggtCAAGAATTTAAGCAAGGTGGAGGGATCAATAGTGGCTCAGTGCATCAATGAGGAAACCTCAAACTTTGCTGAATACTACTTTCCATCAGAAGTTCGAACAAAAAGTCGAAGACCTGcacggcatgatgatagaggtgAAAGGGCAACTTATTATGTTTATGTGCCAAACATGTTTACACAAATTGGACGACATAGTGGAAAGTCAACGGACCGGATACTTACCGTAGCTGAGCATGCTCATTTGCACACATATTTGCTTACAAACTGCGAAGACATTCTTGAATATGAGAG TATTTACTTGGCAGAGATGCGCTTAAAGTACCCGGATGCGACAGAAGAACAACTCGAACAACTCAAGCAAAACAACTTTGCAACATGGCTTTCTGATTAT gtAAGCCATTGTTTAGCTATTGGGCACCCACCTAAAGATTGGTTACGTGAGATAGTTTGTGGTCCAAAGTTTGTTGcaaagtcatatccgagatatTGCacacgaggatatgcattcagaGTTCTTAAGGAAAATACTGTAAGGAGAACAATTGATTGTGGGGTTTCTTCGTCATCCGgagacgatgtctactacggtaACGTACGCGAGATTTTGGAAATTCAGTACCCGGGAATGATTGGCATGAGATGTATTGTCTTCAACTGTGAGTGGTACGACAACGTTGTTGGTCGCGGAGTAAGCACTGACGCATTCGGTGTTACATCTGTACATTCGCGACGACGACTGGATTTTTACGATCCATTCATTCTTGCTTCACAAGCTGACCAG gtTTGCTATATTCGTTATCCGCGGATTAGGCAAAGGAACGATCCTTGGATCGTTGTCATCATACACTTTTAA
- the LOC106429263 gene encoding glutamine synthetase cytosolic isozyme 1-3, translating to MSLLSDLVNLNLSDTTKQIIAEYIWIGGSGMDIRSKARTLPGPVTDPSKLPKWNYDGSSTGQAAGDDSEVILYPQAIFRDPFRRGNNILVMCDAYTPAGNPIPTNKRHNAAKIFSNSKVASEEPWYGIEQEYTLMQKGVNWPIGWPVGGFPGPQGPYYCGVGADKAIGRDIVDAHYKACLYAGISISGVNGEVMPGQWEFQVGPVEGISAGDQVWIARFLLERITEISGVNVSFDPKPVPGDWNGAGAHCNYSTKTMRNTGGLAVIKKAIEKLQVKHKQHIAAYGEGNERRLTGKHETADINTFSWGVANRGASVRVGRDTEKEGKGYFEDRRPASNMDPYVVTSMIAETTILG from the exons ATGTCTCTGCTCTCAGATCTCGTCAACCTCAACCTCTCCGACACCACCAAGCAAATCATCGCCGAATACATATG GATCGGTGGATCTGGAATGGACATTAGAAGCAAAGCCAGG ACACTCCCAGGACCAGTGACCGATCCATCAAAGCTTCCCAAGTGGAACTACGACGGATCAAGCACCGGTCAGGCCGCTGGAGATGACAGTGAAGTCATTCTATA TCCTCAGGCTATATTCCGTGATCCGTTCAGGAGAGGCAACAACATTCTGGTGATGTGTGATGCTTACACGCCGGCCGGTAATCCAATTCCGACCAACAAGAGGCATAACGCTGCTAAGATCTTCAGCAACTCTAAAGTTGCCTCTGAGGAGCCTTG GTATGGGATTGAGCAAGAATACACATTGATGCAAAAGGGTGTGAACTGGCCTATTGGTTGGCCTGTTGGTGGCTTCCCTGGCCCACAGGGACCATACTACTGTGGTGTGGGAGCTGACAAAGCCATTGGTCGTGACATCGTGGATGCACACTACAAAGCCTGTCTTTACGCAGGTATTAGCATCTCTGGTGTCAATGGAGAAGTCATGCCTGGCCAGTGGGAGTTCCAAGTCGGTCCTGTTGAAGGTATTAGTGCTGGTGATCAAGTCTGGATCGCTAGATTCCTTCTCGAG AGGATCACTGAGATCTCTGGTGTAAACGTCAGCTTCGACCCAAAACCAGTCCCG GGTGATTGGAACGGAGCTGGAGCTCACTGTAACTACAGCACGAAGACGATGAGGAACACTGGAGGACTAGCGGTGATAAAGAAAGCGATAGAGAAGCTTCAGGTGAAGCACAAGCAGCACATTGCTGCTTACGGTGAAGGCAACGAGCGTCGTCTCACGGGGAAGCACGAGACGGCAGATATCAACACGTTCTCGTGGGGAGTGGCGAACCGTGGAGCATCGGTGAGAGTGGGACGTGACACTGAGAAAGAAGGCAAAGGTTACTTCGAGGATCGTAGGCCAGCTTCTAACATGGATCCTTATGTCGTTACTTCCATGATCGCTGAAACCACAATCCTCGGTTAA